Within the Syntrophorhabdaceae bacterium genome, the region CGGTCATAATACACTTAGCCATCTGTCCTCCTCGTCATCGGGCAGGCATTATTTTTATTATTACCGCAGGTCTTCAAACAGTAAAAACCGGCCTGTTCAATGGTACGGACCACGGCCTCCGGTAATACCGTATCGAGGGCCAATTGCTTATTCATCTTAAATGCTGTTTTTTGTGCGGCGCAGAAGATCTGGATACAGGAAAGATCAAGGATCTCTATATCTTCGAGGCGTACTGTAACTGCCCGGCATCCATCAAGGGTTTTGCGGAGGATTTCCCGGATTTCACCGGCGGATCGAACGGTCAGCTCACCACGGAATGTGATATTCGCTGTCTCTGGCCCTTCCTGTACTGAATAATTCATCATGTCTGCACCCTATCATCCCCCACTTGTTTATTGTTTGTGGATCTAAAATAATTCCACGTTATCACCATAATCATCTGCAATCTCCGTGCCGGAAGTTCTACCTGCAGAATCCTTATCTTCTGTCTTCAATTCCCTCGCCTTTTTCAAATCAATGACCCTGGAACTCTCATAGGATTCATGGATATTGTACTCACTCTGCATGGTATAGTGCTGTTTGAGGTTTACGAGGGCACCCTTCCTGTTGCGTATATCATCGACAGGAACAAGCCGCCGTGATTCACCGATTATGTTGTCAAGGGTGAACATAATCCCGGCGATCGTTTCCTCAAACTGTCTGTGGACTGTAATCCCGGATACACTATCCTGTATGTCGCAGGCAAGCACCTGACATGCCCGGTCAATCTTACCGAGGAGATGAAGGATATTGTCGTGAACACGGTGCAGGTTGACCAGCAGCCCCTTAAGACCCTCTGCCATGTCATCTACTTCACGCAACCGTTCATTGACATCAGCGCGTATGCCTTCGTGTAATTGCCCGGTCTTTGATACGATCTCCCTCAGCATGTTCGATATTGCCATTTTCTGGGCGCTTGCTTCTATCGACAACTTTTGTGTTGCCTCGGCAATGACCCCCAGGGGCGCTCCCTCATCACCTGTATGGGCTGCTTTAATGCGGGCATTAACAGCGATCAGTTCAATCTCCCCACCTATCTCTTCGATATCATCAACGAACTTCGACATTGCATCGACGGTAGTGAGAAGGCTGTCGATGGCGCCGCTAAGTTCCTGGCTTGCCCTTGCGTTATCCTGTAACGATGCTATGACCTGTGATATGCCGGATTCCACATTGGTAAAAAACGATGACGCTACAAGGTCAGCCGTCCCCGTAACCTCCTTTGTCTGCTCAGACAGCCCTACAACGCCGGTTGCTATGCCGCTTAAGCTGTCCTGGATGTTCTCAACGGCACTTACGAACTTATCCCGCGCATCCTTCATCTGGATGGACTGCAGCTCCGAGAGGTCTCCTGTCTCAATAACGATATCTTTTATTATTTCATCTGCCTGGGGCGAGAGGTCCTCTTTGCCCTTACATCCTGACTCAAGATAACGGGTAAGGCTCTCCAGCGCAGTTACTACATGTTCAAGCTGCTGGCGCGTGATATCGTGAAACTGCATACTCATGACAACCTGTCCGATATTATCAGAGATAACTGTAAGTCTCTCCGATATCTCTCCGGCTGCCCTCGAGGAGCGTTCATGTTTGGCGGTCAGTGTCGAAAGGCCTGACTGTACGCCCCGGAAGATAGCGCCCACCTGGGAATGCTGTCTCTCTTCCATGAAATGCATACGGGATAAGGTCTGTTCTATGATACTGCCAAGGGCGCCGGCATTTTCGGATATGTTCTTGCATTTTTCGTGGATGAGCACAGAGAGCCTTTCAACATCATCTGCAAGGGTTAAAAAACCGTTATTATCGTTGTTTATCTGAGCGCTTTCTATCTTCGTCGAGATGCTCAGTATCTTCAGCTTCTTTACTATCTTTTTAAAACTTTCCAGCGGTGCTCTGGAGGCATTGACCATTTCCTGCACATCGTTCAATGTTTTAAGGCTCCCCCTGAATGCCTCATCTGTCTGTTCAAGATATGTGTTCATCCGGTTCAGTATGCTTTCCAGGCTGCCTGTGGTCCCGGTCAGTTCGTCCCCGAGCATACAGTCTAACAGTGAGGACGACAATCCGGAGATACCCCCTGACTGCTTGTAGAAATCATTGAGACGTGAGCCGATAGACAGGA harbors:
- a CDS encoding methyl-accepting chemotaxis protein, whose amino-acid sequence is MNDGNSDLYPETLPSDRWPGNLREIISSLSVLTKQTEDQFLSIGSRLNDFYKQSGGISGLSSSLLDCMLGDELTGTTGSLESILNRMNTYLEQTDEAFRGSLKTLNDVQEMVNASRAPLESFKKIVKKLKILSISTKIESAQINNDNNGFLTLADDVERLSVLIHEKCKNISENAGALGSIIEQTLSRMHFMEERQHSQVGAIFRGVQSGLSTLTAKHERSSRAAGEISERLTVISDNIGQVVMSMQFHDITRQQLEHVVTALESLTRYLESGCKGKEDLSPQADEIIKDIVIETGDLSELQSIQMKDARDKFVSAVENIQDSLSGIATGVVGLSEQTKEVTGTADLVASSFFTNVESGISQVIASLQDNARASQELSGAIDSLLTTVDAMSKFVDDIEEIGGEIELIAVNARIKAAHTGDEGAPLGVIAEATQKLSIEASAQKMAISNMLREIVSKTGQLHEGIRADVNERLREVDDMAEGLKGLLVNLHRVHDNILHLLGKIDRACQVLACDIQDSVSGITVHRQFEETIAGIMFTLDNIIGESRRLVPVDDIRNRKGALVNLKQHYTMQSEYNIHESYESSRVIDLKKARELKTEDKDSAGRTSGTEIADDYGDNVELF
- a CDS encoding STAS domain-containing protein — translated: MMNYSVQEGPETANITFRGELTVRSAGEIREILRKTLDGCRAVTVRLEDIEILDLSCIQIFCAAQKTAFKMNKQLALDTVLPEAVVRTIEQAGFYCLKTCGNNKNNACPMTRRTDG